Part of the Candidatus Hydrogenedens sp. genome, AGGAGATATTTCCCTCTGTATAATCCTTTGAGTAATCCCGTTCCTCAAAAGTTTTGTATATTTCTTCAAGGTTTTTTCCTTGCTCTACTTTACCGGTAGCATATTCCCACGGTCCTAAACTGTTTAATACACATTGGTTTCGTATTAAACTCGCAATTCGTGCTTGTAAAACCGTTTCTATTCGGTCGAGACATAAAGCAAAATAAGGAGACTTGCTTTCTAATACGAAACAAGCATTTACTAATTGTTGCGCATGTTCTATTCCTTGTCCTATAAATACAAGAGGTGAACGCGGATGAGGATAACGCCAGCCACCAACAGGGTCTCCACTTTCCGCAATAAACTTTGCAACAGATTCTATGGTCTCATACAAATGAGGTTCGTCAGGGAATTCTTTGTATAAGTCAGGCAATCCCTGTAAGGCATAACCTAAAATATAAGGTTTGGGGAAGGGATTTTTGTATCCTGTCTGGTCGTTCTGAATAAACGGCACCTCTTTTTTTAAAGGTTCGCCTCCCTGTGAGAATAAATGATTATCGCATAACTTCTCTCGTAATTCGCGGAATAATCGTAAGGCATGTTGTGCGTATTCCTTTTTTCCTAAAGCATGATACAGAACCATAAAATCTTTTACCACCCCCACATTTCTGCATTCCCCCGTGTTGGCATGAATATTCTCCTTTGCATATTCAACCTGCCACTTTAAACTACATGCATACATTGGGTCGCCGGTCTCTTCATACGCAAATAGTAAATTATCAAAGCCTTTTGTGCAGAATGTAACTGCGTCATTAGAACGCCACATGAAGTTATTATCATCTTCATGTATTTTAGGGTCTCTTCCACGAATATTGTTATAACGGGTCCCTCCAAAATTCGTTTTTTCCAATTCACCCCACCAGATGGATAACTGCGTATAATTCTGGCACCACAGCAGAAAAGTCTTTCGTATTTCTGGGTCTGCTGTCCGCAGGAATTCATAAAAAATTTCTGAATTATGATTTAAACGGTTCATTCCAAAAACAGAATTTACAGGCATGGTAGATAGATTTCCAAAATCATCGCCATAGAGCCTTGGTATTGCCATAGCGTTCCTATGCCAGCGAACGATTTCTTTCAACACATCATTTTCAGGTTCTAGATATTCATCACAATGATATATAGATTTCCATAGTGAAATTGGGACATGACATACCACAGGCGGTTCCAATAACTCGTTCCATTCTGGCATGTCAGAAGGTCCAACATAGAGACAGGCCGTTCGCCATGCCATCGGTTGATGTGGAACTTTATCTATTTCCCGACTTCGCAAATAAGTTACTTTCCATCCATTAGAAGTAGTTTCGCCGTGGACAACACCTTTTCGCCAGTCTACAGCGTCCGGAAAAGATAATATTCTGCCAGTTTCCATCTGAAATGAAACCCTTTCCCCATCCTTCCATTCATGGTCAAAAGGATTGTTTAACTGTGTAATGCTATCTCCGATTTTCTTTGATATATTTCCCACTCCTTCGATACTCAAACCGAACTCCGGGGCATAGCCATCTTCTTTTGCACATCGTTGTAAAAATACTCTTACCGCAAATTGCCCTTCAACATTTGCTCGTAATTCAACAATTTCAGGATATGTCTCATCCCACTGTAACCATCGAACCCATAGGTATTGATTTCCGTGTTCTATAATTTCCTGTCTTATTTCCTTAATGTTCGCTGTCGGAGAGATTAACATTATTTTTAAGGATTTATCTTTTTCATTAGAGACAAGGATTTGTTTGCCGTTATATTCAAAGGAATTGCCACCTATTTGTAATAAACTACCAGTATCTTCTTTTTGTAAAACAGGTTTATCACAAACAACAACATATTGTTTCTCTTTACCTTCAAAATTATCTACAAACGAAAGTAGTGCTCTGCGGACATACCCTTCTCCCCCTCCATAGGTAGTCAGAACGCGAAAGTCCGCTGGAATTTCGATGCCTTGTGATTGTAATAAAACCTTCTTACTCTCTTTCATTCTCCCATAGGGAAATGGAATTGAGGCACGAACAAATTGACGACCTGTATTAGTTACCTTTATGATAAATTTTACTTCATCCCATACGTTGTTTTTTGGAAGCACCTCCCCAGAAACCAAAGGCTCAAATCGGAATTTCTGGAACCACAATTCCTTTGTTTCCCCAACCTCATCTGCAATGGATAAAGAGTTATAACAAATAGAAAACAGAAATACAACGGAAAAAAGTTGTTTTACCTGAACTATCATATTAATTCCTTTCCTTTTCTTCCTTCTTATACTATCACACTATCCCTGATAAAAAACGAAACAACACTCTCTTTGATTTGTCTGACTTGTTTACTTGACACCTCCGAAAATCTGTGCTATAATGCATGTATGTATTATTTTGTAATACCATACGGACATTTTAGAATGAGCCTCACAAAAACCAAAAGATATACACATCAAATTCAACATTATACCCTTATATTAATGCTGTGTATATCTGTTCTTGCTCCGTTTCTGCTGCATTATCATCATATCCACACCCATGGTAATGAGCCTGAGATAGGTCATTCCGAGGATTTTTGTCCTATTTGTTTGTTTGTATTGCAACTTAATACCCTTGCACTTTGGGTTATAACTTTCGCTTTTGTTTTTTTAATTAAAATTTTGGGTCAGGCTCAAAAGAATCCCCATCTTTTCTCTTTCTTGTCTCTATATTTTTCTCGTGCTCCTCCTTTAACAGTCTAAAATACTTCTTATAGATATCTTTTCTCACACCTCATTATTTTTCCGTTTATTTTTCTGTTTTTATTCCAATTATTTTACATTTAATTTGTCTTTATAAAAGGAGAATTTACTATGAAAAAATCAGGTTTTACTCTTATAGAATTGCTTGTAGTCATAGCAATTATAGGTATTCTGGCGGCAATTTTATTGCCCGCATTAGCACGGGCACGAGAGGCAGCACGACGCTCTTCCTGTGCAAACAACTTAAAACAAATAGGTTTGGCTTTGAAAATGTATGCCAACGAAGCGAAGGGAGAACGCTTTCCCCCTATTAAATCTACCAATTGTGATGGAAGTCCAACCATAGGTCTTGCCACAATGATTGATATGGAAACGATGTATCCGGAGTATTTGAATGATTTTCAAGTTCTGGTTTGCCCGAGTTCACCATGGGCAGGTCCCGCATTGCAATTATGGGATGAAGGAAAAAACCCGGCAACTACTTATGAAGAGGCTCTAGCAGAAGGACACATGTTTCTTAATGGGGTTTCTGTTCATCAAAATGGGATTATTGAACCCTGCGAAGTATATGAACATCCGTATGTATATTTTGGCTGGGCTATTAATCCAACCCTGTTTCAGGCAAATGAAGATTATAACTTTTTCGAAAATGCCATCGAAAACCTTGTTGAAACGATAACGAACCCCGCAAATACAACACAGCAATGTAAACAATATGCAGATGAAGATTGGATTTTCCCAGACATCGGAATTCCTTCTATTTTGGCAAGTTCAAGACAGGCATATCGTTTGCGTGAAGGAATTGAACGATTTTTGATTACAGACATAAACAATCCGAGCAGTTCCAATATGGCTCAATCCATTTTACCCGTGATGTGGGATGAGATATCCGGTGATGAGGCATCTCATTTTAACCATGCTCCTGGTGGATGTAATGTCCTATATATGGATGGACATGTTGAATTCTTAAAATTTGTTCCACAACCAGGCAGTGAAATAAATAAAGGTAATTCTTTCCCTGTTAATAGTGGGGGAATTATTATTCACGAGGCATCTCATCACGGAGCACATCACCATCACTAACACAGATATTTTTCCTTGAATAGGGGCAATTCGTGGGCAATTCATGAATTGCCCCTACGACCACGAATTGTTGCAAATTAGGTAGGGGGATATACGGTTTCTATGAAACATAAAATAAATGGGGTTTGTCTAAAATTAAAAAATTAGATTAGTAATAAAATTCTGTTTTAGTTTTATAATTAATTTAAGAAGAAAAAAATTTATCAGGAAGGTTTTACTGATTGTGTTTAAAACTTACTTATCAGGTTTTTTTGATGGAATTCAAAGCAGAGTTTTATTACAAAGTTTTTTTACAGCCCTTTTTGTTTTGTTAGCAGTTCAATTATTTACAATTGGTGTATTGAGTGAGCGATTACCTATTGAGGTATCGCGACCTTATTATCAGGAATTAAAGAGTTTTTCGTTTGAACCGAGGGAGAAATTTATAATTGATAATGTAGATGGTGCAGTCAATATTACACCGAGTAAAGGTTCAAAGATTATAGTTAATGCAGATGCCCGGGGTTATCCCAGCCGATATAAAGACAGAGAAAGAGTTCGCCGATTTTCAAAGAATTTATTCTAGATTATAGAAAGTGACCGTAGTATAAGTATCGAAACAGAACCTCGTCCTCGTCCGGAGGGGGTCGAATTTCGGGTGGATTATCAAATAACCGTGCCAGAAGGTATTAATTTAGAGGTAAATGTTACAGGGAGAGGTAGTGTCTATATTACAGCAGGTGCAAAAGATGTTTCTGTTCATGCCAATCAAGGGGATATTACCATTATTCAACCTGAGGGTGAAATTTTTGCTCAAACGATATTAGGTCGAATTGATGTAAGTCAGATAAAAGACTCTGCGGATATACAAACAATTAATGGTGCCATATATACCACTATGATAAAAGGGAAAATTAGAGCAAATTCTGTAAACGGTAATATTCAGGCAACTCTTTTAAGTGAAAATATTGAAATTTGTGATTTAAGCGTTACAAATGGTAATATAACTTTAATAATACCCGAATTGTTTTCGTCTAAAATTCTGGCAAAAACCCATAGAGGTTATGTAACTTCGGAGTTTGCTTTAGGCGAAATTACCCCGGGCACTCAGGTTCGCCAGATAGAAAAACAAATAGGTAAAGGGGTAGCAGACTTGAAATTAACCTCTATGAATGGCAAAATATTAATATCACGATTGGTGCAATAGAAACCAAAATTATTACAAAGTAGTCTAACTATTTAACGAACAGAGGAAAAAAGAATGTTCAAGTGGTTAAGTTCTTCTTCGCAAACAAGCGGAGCGATAGTAGCGTGTCCGGGCGTTGCGGAGAAGGTCTCAGTAGAAACTTCCGAACTCGAATTGGTGCGGAAAAGTCAGAAAGGAGATACAGAGGCTTTCGCTGAATTGGTGCGAAAATATCAGCAAATTGTTTTTAATATTTCGTATCGGTTCATGCGAGATACCAACCTTGCAGAAGATATGGCTCAAGAATCTTTCATAAAGGCATTCAAACATATAAAAGGTTTTCGTGGTGATTGTGCTTTTTCAACATGGTTATATCGTGTAACCTGTAGTGTTTGCCTGACAGAACTAAACAGAAGAAAGAAAAGAGCCGAAGTTGAATTACAACCGGATACCCCTGTGGGTAGCGTGGAAACAAAAATTAACGAATATGAAATCGCAGAAAAAATCCGCAAATGTGTTACCAATCTTTCCGACCGATATGCTACGGTTTTGACACTTTATTATTTGAATGGTATTTCTTATGAAGAAATTGCTGAAATTATGGATATACCTGTAGGAACATTGAAAACATGGATGTTCCGTGCTCGTAAGCAATTGCGGAAAATTGTAGAAAAGGAGATTTTTCCCAATGGTAGAGATTCCTCGTGAAGATGAATTAGATGCACTTATTGAGTCGGTATTAAAAGATGAAAAACTTTTACCGACACCGGTAACCTTGCATTCTAATGTAGTTAAAAGATTAAAATTGCACGAATTAAGAGAAATGGAACGGCTTCGTTTCCGTTATTTAATGACGGGTTTTGTTATTACGGTCCTGACCATTATATTCGGTGTTATTTTTTCCATATCTTTTTATAAATGGTCTGTTATGTTCTGGTATGGTTCCGATGCAGGCTGGGGATACTGGGACTATTACCGAACTTATTTACAGACTTTCTGGATAAAATATCAGGGGACTTATTCTTTCTTACTTACATTAGGGGTTGCCATAAGTACTTTGGTTATATTGCTTACCCCATGGGCAAAATCTCATAAAATGTAAAAGTTTATATAATAACGAGGACAATTACGGACCCTTTTTGTGTATTATTTTGAAAAATAATTATGCCTTGTTTTATCTTAATAGTATTGTCCTTCGTTATAATATGAAATATTAGTTGTATTTAAATATAAAAGATGAGAGTTATTTATGAGTAAGAAAATATTTATTTCCCGTGGAATGGTTCAGGCAATATTTGTATTAATCCTTATTGTGGCTATAGGGGTAGCGGTTGCATTTCTATTTGCCCCGCAGAAACCCGAAGCCCCTCCAAGGTCTAACATTGCTTATGAGGATAAGCCTACCGAACGTCCGGATAAAAAACCTGGAAAGCAACATGACGAAGTCCTTCCTGATATATCTACCCCATCCACAGAAGCACAACCTAAAGTTCCCGCTCCCCAAGAACCTACAGGGGCACCAGAAACTGCAACATCCTCTGTCAGTGAGAGGAAAATATTTTATTGTTCTGTGAAAGTAATAGATGGACAAAACAATCAGCCTTTACCGGGAGCCAAGGTTATATTAGCATCAACATCAGTGAGAAGATACAGACCTTCATTGGGTGGTTTTTCAGTAACATCCGGGAGGACTACTATCGAGCCTTATCAGATACGAGGACCTTTTGGCACGAATGAAGAAGGTGTTGCTTGGGTTACGATTTTTGATGCCGATATAGAACAGTTTAAGAAAGAAAATCTTCGTGTTATTGCTAAATACGGGGATTATATTCAGGGAGAAGAACCTCTACCAGAACTTAAAGAAGAAGAATCGAATGAAATTACAATGAAACTATACAAAGGGGGGTCTATTGAAGGAAGAGTTGTGGAGGAAGGTTCAGGTAAAGGTGCCAGTGGAGTTAAAATTATTATTGATGAAGGATTAAACCCTTTTAAGGAACAGGGAAAGACCACTCCATCAATACCTGCTGTAAGTGATGAAGACGGGAATTTTAAATTAGAAGGACTTATCCCGGGCACTTACGGTATATTGATTTCTATAGAGGGCACTCCTTATTTACCTAACAAAAAAGAATTTCCCTATAAAAAAGTTACAATTGTATCCCCACAGGATGTCCAAAAAGGTATCGTTTTTAAAGTTTTACCTGCGGGAATGATTTGGGGATATATATTAAACATGTCGGGGGAACCTGTTTCTGGTGCAGAAGTTTTATTAACTACCTCTCAAAGCATATTCTCACAGGCAGTAAGTGCATTACTAACACAAGAAGCCCCTATATCCACGACTTCTGATAGTAATGGCTATTATGAAATGGGTGGTGTCCCACTAAATCAGGAATGGCGTTTATATGTAACCGGGGTAGGTGGATATACACCCCAATTAAGCGATGTCTTCGCATTAACTCCATCATATCGAGTGGTTCGTGTAGATGTTAATGTTTTTGATGGAACATCTGTTTCAGGATTTGTGCGAGATACCGCGGGGAACCCTATATCACGGGCAGATATTGTATGCATGCCCGAATACAGTGCTATCTTTTCACCGCTTGACCAGCCTACAACTTTTAAGAATGTAACTACACAAGAAGATGGTTCTTATTATATTTCCGGGCTTCCACAAGGAAGTTATCAGATTTTAGCATGGAAAGCAGGTTATAAAGTTCCTATGTCAGGCTATAAATTTGCCAGTGATGGATATTCAAAAGTTACAGGTATTAATATTACTTTAGAACCTGTTGAAGCAGGAGAACTGTCTGTTTACGGTAAGGTAACAAATCCGCAGGGACAGCCTATAAGTGGTGCAGATGTCCAATTGGAGGGAATTACTACAGCAGGTTTCCAGTCTGTAGATGAATCAACAAAAACGGATAGTGCAGGAATGTATAAGATAGATGGGGTAAGTATTGGATATTATGAATTGCGTGTATCATATCCCGGGTATGTAACCCGAACATTATATAGCGTTCGATTTAATCAGCCTACCGATGTTATTTTGCAAACCTTTGGTGTAATTCGTGGGCAGGTGTTAGTAAAAGAAACGAATGCCCCTCTGGAAAAGCCTTTTACGATTGAAGCAAAACCGGAACCCCTTGGAGCAGATGCATCAGGGGATATTACCTTTGCACAATACACGACAGAGACCACAGAATCTTCATTTACTAACCCGGAAGGTAGATTTGAACTCCAATTAGGTCCCAGTGCTTTTACATTGACAGCGAGTTCCGACGAATATGTAGATGGCAAGGCTCAAGCAGTGGTTCGCGAAGGGGAAACGGTAGAAGTGAAGATATATGTATCGAAACAAGGTGCGGTTGTTGCAGGAAAAGTAAATATTCGTGGCGGAGGTAATCCACAGGGGGCAAGAGTATTTCTAATTCAATCCGAATCCGAAACCGAAGCCATGACCAGAGCCCTTTTCGCTGAAGAATCCTCTGGAGGAAAGATGCAGATTGTCGGCGAAGATGGTATGTTCCGTTTTGAATCGGTATCGGAGGGAAATTATGTGGTTATAGCCCAGCATGAAGGTTATGCTATGGGCAATAGTGGGTTGATTTCCCTAAGTGCGGGACAACGCATGGAAAATGTAACCATAACTTTGGGCTCGGGTGGTGGATTGGAAGGTCATGTGTATATAAATGGACAACTGGCTCCCAATGCTCTGGTGGTTATTTTAGGACCAGGAGGAACAAAAACGACCAATACCGATGCTAATGGTTATTATTATTTTGACGGGTTAACCGGTGGTGTATATCAATTAGTTGCATCACCTGTTGGTTCAGGAAATACAGGAGATACAGTAGATACAGAAGATATTAATATGAGTGGCTTGTTTGAGACAAAAGGTGTTCCTGTTGAAGTTAAAGAAGGACAGACAACCCGTTTCGACTTCGGTAAAATGGGTGGAGTGCGAATTGAAGGACGGTGCAACCCATCACCGCCTATTGGAGGTATTGCTTTATTGAGACCTCCCTCTGGGCGTCCTTTTGCCTTTGGACAGGTGGTAAATATGGATGAACTGGTAGGAAGTATGAGTGCTATGGTGAACCCCTTAGGTGGAAATTTTGTTTTTGAAGATGTTCCGACGGGAGAATGGCAGTTAGATATTTATTATGTCCAATTTGGTCGTGGGGTTCGGTATGTCTATAGCACGGTTATTTCTGTAAAAGGAGAAGAGCCTGTAATGAATATTGATTGTATGGTTCGGTTATAATACATGAAAAAAGAAGGTGCTAAATAGTGGCTTTTATAGAGGTTGAAAATCTAACCGTTTCTTATAGCGAAACGGTTGCCATTCATGATATATCTTTTCAATTAGAGCCGGGTGTTATTGGTCTTATCGGTCCAAACGGAGCAGGGAAAACGACACTCATACGCACTTTCTTAGGCTTTATCCGTCCTGTAAAAGGGAAGATTGTCATTTCAGGTCTTTCTCTTCCTCAAGAAATATTAAAAGTCCGTGCGATAGTAGGACACATGCCCGAACGGGAAGTAGTCAGTCCGAAGGTAACTGCGGTTAGTTTTTTAGTATATTGTGGCAGGTTGGTAGGAATGTCTTATGTTGATGCTTTAGAGCGGTCTCATGAAGTATTAAATTATGTGGGATTGCAGGAAGCACGGTATCGCCCCATGCAAACCTATTCAACAGGAATGTTGCAACGGGTAAAATTAGCGCAAGCCATTCTGCATGACCCTAAAATTTTAATTTTAGATGAACCTACCAACGGATTAGACCCGGATGGCAGATTGGAAATGCTTCAACTGATAAAAGAAATTTCCGAACAACGAAATGTTACAACTATTTTATCTACACATTTATTACCGGATGTCCAAAATCTGTGTTCTCAGATTGTTGTATTGAAAAAGGGGAAACTGGTTTATTGTGGAGACCTTCAATCCTTGATTGATAGTAAGGTAAATCACTATGAAGTCTCTGTTCAGTCGCCTATAGAACCTTTTGAGGAAGAGTTAGAAAAAATAGGGATAAAGTTCCAGGAATTACCTCAGGAAGTTTTATCCCTCCAGTTACCGGAAAGTATTCCACAACAAGAGATATTCCGCTGTGCCCAGAGAGCAGGAACTATAATTCGTTCCTTTATGCCTGCGGGTGGAAGTCTGGCGGAATTATTCCAGTCAAAACTTGATAAGGAAGAGGTAAGTTAACACATGCCTGTATATTCATTCAC contains:
- a CDS encoding alpha/beta hydrolase family protein, which produces MIVQVKQLFSVVFLFSICYNSLSIADEVGETKELWFQKFRFEPLVSGEVLPKNNVWDEVKFIIKVTNTGRQFVRASIPFPYGRMKESKKVLLQSQGIEIPADFRVLTTYGGGEGYVRRALLSFVDNFEGKEKQYVVVCDKPVLQKEDTGSLLQIGGNSFEYNGKQILVSNEKDKSLKIMLISPTANIKEIRQEIIEHGNQYLWVRWLQWDETYPEIVELRANVEGQFAVRVFLQRCAKEDGYAPEFGLSIEGVGNISKKIGDSITQLNNPFDHEWKDGERVSFQMETGRILSFPDAVDWRKGVVHGETTSNGWKVTYLRSREIDKVPHQPMAWRTACLYVGPSDMPEWNELLEPPVVCHVPISLWKSIYHCDEYLEPENDVLKEIVRWHRNAMAIPRLYGDDFGNLSTMPVNSVFGMNRLNHNSEIFYEFLRTADPEIRKTFLLWCQNYTQLSIWWGELEKTNFGGTRYNNIRGRDPKIHEDDNNFMWRSNDAVTFCTKGFDNLLFAYEETGDPMYACSLKWQVEYAKENIHANTGECRNVGVVKDFMVLYHALGKKEYAQHALRLFRELREKLCDNHLFSQGGEPLKKEVPFIQNDQTGYKNPFPKPYILGYALQGLPDLYKEFPDEPHLYETIESVAKFIAESGDPVGGWRYPHPRSPLVFIGQGIEHAQQLVNACFVLESKSPYFALCLDRIETVLQARIASLIRNQCVLNSLGPWEYATGKVEQGKNLEEIYKTFEERDYSKDYTEGNISCTDVLPPEGVVFFTTVLDYYLKHREAARVLNISHPELRTVLMRMEMPKTETNIETGKNCSIEKTLPKFTADWLKSYVPAFRYEQGKFAYFEEWKKKSRKKVLECLGFPPPFTFFRPELITEEDRESYIARKLALNISEWERIPAYLLIPKGTPPFPAVVCLHDHGAHFSIGKEKVVQPIAESKEVVDDATDWVKKYYGGRFIGDELAKRGYVVLAIDALFWGARQECGGSNYENQQRLGSNIFHVGTSWLGIITWDDIRSVAFLKSLPEVDGNRIGAIGLSMGAHRTWMLSALSDDIKVGCAICWMATTPSLMVPDNNQTQGQSAYSMLAPNLYLYLDIPDIASLACPKPMLFFNGSKDTLFPIEGVEDSYEIMKKVWQSQGKQDNLYTKIWDIPHEFNNDMQEEAFNWLDNHLK
- a CDS encoding DUF1559 domain-containing protein; amino-acid sequence: MKKSGFTLIELLVVIAIIGILAAILLPALARAREAARRSSCANNLKQIGLALKMYANEAKGERFPPIKSTNCDGSPTIGLATMIDMETMYPEYLNDFQVLVCPSSPWAGPALQLWDEGKNPATTYEEALAEGHMFLNGVSVHQNGIIEPCEVYEHPYVYFGWAINPTLFQANEDYNFFENAIENLVETITNPANTTQQCKQYADEDWIFPDIGIPSILASSRQAYRLREGIERFLITDINNPSSSNMAQSILPVMWDEISGDEASHFNHAPGGCNVLYMDGHVEFLKFVPQPGSEINKGNSFPVNSGGIIIHEASHHGAHHHH
- a CDS encoding RNA polymerase sigma factor, whose protein sequence is MFKWLSSSSQTSGAIVACPGVAEKVSVETSELELVRKSQKGDTEAFAELVRKYQQIVFNISYRFMRDTNLAEDMAQESFIKAFKHIKGFRGDCAFSTWLYRVTCSVCLTELNRRKKRAEVELQPDTPVGSVETKINEYEIAEKIRKCVTNLSDRYATVLTLYYLNGISYEEIAEIMDIPVGTLKTWMFRARKQLRKIVEKEIFPNGRDSS
- a CDS encoding DUF4097 family beta strand repeat-containing protein produces the protein MDYQITVPEGINLEVNVTGRGSVYITAGAKDVSVHANQGDITIIQPEGEIFAQTILGRIDVSQIKDSADIQTINGAIYTTMIKGKIRANSVNGNIQATLLSENIEICDLSVTNGNITLIIPELFSSKILAKTHRGYVTSEFALGEITPGTQVRQIEKQIGKGVADLKLTSMNGKILISRLVQ
- a CDS encoding carboxypeptidase regulatory-like domain-containing protein, which gives rise to MSKKIFISRGMVQAIFVLILIVAIGVAVAFLFAPQKPEAPPRSNIAYEDKPTERPDKKPGKQHDEVLPDISTPSTEAQPKVPAPQEPTGAPETATSSVSERKIFYCSVKVIDGQNNQPLPGAKVILASTSVRRYRPSLGGFSVTSGRTTIEPYQIRGPFGTNEEGVAWVTIFDADIEQFKKENLRVIAKYGDYIQGEEPLPELKEEESNEITMKLYKGGSIEGRVVEEGSGKGASGVKIIIDEGLNPFKEQGKTTPSIPAVSDEDGNFKLEGLIPGTYGILISIEGTPYLPNKKEFPYKKVTIVSPQDVQKGIVFKVLPAGMIWGYILNMSGEPVSGAEVLLTTSQSIFSQAVSALLTQEAPISTTSDSNGYYEMGGVPLNQEWRLYVTGVGGYTPQLSDVFALTPSYRVVRVDVNVFDGTSVSGFVRDTAGNPISRADIVCMPEYSAIFSPLDQPTTFKNVTTQEDGSYYISGLPQGSYQILAWKAGYKVPMSGYKFASDGYSKVTGINITLEPVEAGELSVYGKVTNPQGQPISGADVQLEGITTAGFQSVDESTKTDSAGMYKIDGVSIGYYELRVSYPGYVTRTLYSVRFNQPTDVILQTFGVIRGQVLVKETNAPLEKPFTIEAKPEPLGADASGDITFAQYTTETTESSFTNPEGRFELQLGPSAFTLTASSDEYVDGKAQAVVREGETVEVKIYVSKQGAVVAGKVNIRGGGNPQGARVFLIQSESETEAMTRALFAEESSGGKMQIVGEDGMFRFESVSEGNYVVIAQHEGYAMGNSGLISLSAGQRMENVTITLGSGGGLEGHVYINGQLAPNALVVILGPGGTKTTNTDANGYYYFDGLTGGVYQLVASPVGSGNTGDTVDTEDINMSGLFETKGVPVEVKEGQTTRFDFGKMGGVRIEGRCNPSPPIGGIALLRPPSGRPFAFGQVVNMDELVGSMSAMVNPLGGNFVFEDVPTGEWQLDIYYVQFGRGVRYVYSTVISVKGEEPVMNIDCMVRL
- a CDS encoding ABC transporter ATP-binding protein, which produces MAFIEVENLTVSYSETVAIHDISFQLEPGVIGLIGPNGAGKTTLIRTFLGFIRPVKGKIVISGLSLPQEILKVRAIVGHMPEREVVSPKVTAVSFLVYCGRLVGMSYVDALERSHEVLNYVGLQEARYRPMQTYSTGMLQRVKLAQAILHDPKILILDEPTNGLDPDGRLEMLQLIKEISEQRNVTTILSTHLLPDVQNLCSQIVVLKKGKLVYCGDLQSLIDSKVNHYEVSVQSPIEPFEEELEKIGIKFQELPQEVLSLQLPESIPQQEIFRCAQRAGTIIRSFMPAGGSLAELFQSKLDKEEVS